From one Methanobrevibacter olleyae genomic stretch:
- a CDS encoding zinc-ribbon domain and TM2 domain-containing protein — protein sequence MVEISCPDCGKKQDNKNKFCRNCGADLSKVEIINENINSNSNLESNFDSNDINISNDEESNSNLSDDDFIHVPILNEDGTNSNELIVSDSNDDLNNNEEKIKEDDIRRCSNCGAELNENEKFCHNCGVNLNDDVNPTQTASNLSEKKTAIVSVILSFLFPGLGQLYNGQSTKGLYFIILSIVSWVLILIIIGAVLYVLVWLWSIVDAYQSAEAINNGEILEDKLF from the coding sequence ATGGTAGAAATTAGTTGTCCAGATTGTGGTAAAAAACAAGATAATAAAAATAAATTTTGTAGAAATTGTGGTGCAGATTTATCTAAAGTGGAAATTATTAATGAAAATATTAATTCCAATTCTAATTTAGAATCAAATTTTGATTCTAATGACATTAATATTTCTAATGATGAAGAATCTAATTCTAATTTAAGTGATGATGATTTTATTCATGTTCCTATTTTAAATGAGGATGGAACTAACTCCAATGAATTGATTGTTTCTGATTCTAATGATGATTTAAATAATAATGAAGAAAAAATTAAAGAAGATGATATTAGAAGATGTAGCAATTGTGGTGCTGAATTAAATGAAAATGAAAAATTTTGCCATAATTGTGGGGTTAATCTTAATGATGATGTAAATCCTACCCAAACTGCTAGTAATTTATCTGAGAAAAAGACAGCTATTGTTTCTGTCATATTGTCTTTTTTATTTCCAGGACTTGGACAATTATATAATGGTCAATCTACTAAAGGACTCTATTTCATTATATTGTCAATAGTTTCATGGGTTTTAATTTTAATTATCATTGGTGCAGTGCTTTATGTTTTAGTTTGGCTATGGTCTATTGTTGATGCATATCAAAGTGCAGAAGCTATAAATAATGGTGAAATCCTTGAAGATAAGTTATTTTAA